From the genome of Candidatus Methylopumilus turicensis, one region includes:
- the uvrB gene encoding excinuclease ABC subunit UvrB, with protein MIVTFPNSKYQLHQPFPPAGDQPQAIEKLTAGIESGMKYQTLLGVTGSGKTYTMANVIARTGRPAIVMAPNKTLAAQLYSEFREFFPNNAVEYFVSYYDYYQPEAYVPSRDLFIEKDSSINEHIEQMRLSATKALLERDDAIIVASVSAIYGIGDPVDYHGMVLHLQQGEKLSQRDAILRLVGMQYDRNDFDFSRGCFRVRGDVIDVFPAENSETAVRISLFDDEVETITLFDPLTGQMFNKIARYTIYPSSHYVTPRETTVRAMEKIKHELKSRVDFYIKEGKLVEAQRIEQRTRFDLEMLNEIGFCKGIENYSRHLSGRGPGDPPPTLIDYLPKNAIMVMDESHVTVPQIGAMYKGDRSRKENLVDYGFRLPSALDNRPLKFEEFEKIMRQTVFVSATPAEYEANHQQQVVEQVARPTGLVDPEIIVKPADTQVDDLLSEIKLRVAVGERVLATTLTKRMSEDLTDYLSEHGVKVRYLHSDIDTVERVEIIRDLRLGEFDVLVGINLLREGLDIPEVSLVAVLDADKEGFLRSERSLIQTAGRAARNLNGKVIFYANRITRSMKLAMDETERRRTKQIAFNLEHGITPKGVVKRIKDIIDGVYDKDDAERERKAAQDQANYDVLSEKQLLKEMKRLEKAMHDSAKNLEFEKAADFRDQLKKLKEKFYGANVDDLSP; from the coding sequence TTGATCGTTACGTTTCCCAATAGCAAGTATCAGCTCCACCAACCATTTCCCCCAGCAGGGGATCAGCCTCAGGCAATTGAAAAGCTGACGGCAGGTATTGAGTCCGGCATGAAATACCAAACGCTGCTTGGTGTGACGGGCTCTGGCAAAACCTACACCATGGCTAATGTGATTGCGCGTACAGGTCGCCCAGCGATTGTTATGGCGCCGAATAAGACTTTGGCTGCTCAGCTTTATTCTGAGTTTCGTGAGTTTTTCCCGAATAATGCGGTGGAGTACTTTGTTTCTTACTACGATTACTATCAGCCAGAAGCTTATGTGCCGTCGCGTGATTTGTTCATTGAAAAAGACTCCAGCATTAATGAGCACATTGAACAGATGCGCCTCTCCGCGACTAAAGCTCTGCTAGAGCGAGATGATGCGATTATTGTGGCATCGGTGTCAGCCATTTACGGGATTGGCGATCCAGTGGATTACCATGGGATGGTCCTCCATCTTCAACAAGGAGAAAAGTTGAGCCAGCGTGATGCAATTTTGCGCTTGGTAGGCATGCAATATGACCGTAATGACTTCGATTTTTCTCGTGGCTGTTTCCGAGTGCGTGGTGATGTGATTGATGTATTCCCCGCCGAAAACAGTGAAACGGCCGTGCGTATTTCCTTGTTTGATGATGAAGTTGAAACCATTACCTTGTTTGATCCGCTCACAGGGCAGATGTTTAACAAGATTGCCCGCTATACCATTTACCCTTCAAGTCATTATGTCACGCCGCGTGAAACCACTGTTCGCGCCATGGAAAAGATTAAGCACGAACTTAAAAGCCGTGTAGATTTTTACATCAAAGAGGGAAAACTCGTTGAGGCACAGCGTATTGAGCAGCGTACCCGCTTTGATTTGGAAATGCTCAACGAGATTGGATTTTGTAAAGGTATTGAGAACTACTCACGCCATCTATCAGGGCGTGGCCCTGGCGATCCACCGCCAACGCTGATTGATTATCTTCCCAAAAACGCCATCATGGTGATGGACGAAAGCCATGTCACTGTTCCCCAAATTGGTGCGATGTATAAGGGTGATCGGTCACGTAAAGAAAATCTGGTGGATTATGGCTTTCGCTTGCCTTCGGCTTTGGATAATCGTCCACTCAAGTTTGAAGAGTTTGAGAAAATCATGCGCCAAACTGTTTTTGTGTCTGCGACACCTGCGGAGTATGAAGCCAACCATCAGCAACAAGTGGTGGAGCAGGTGGCAAGGCCAACGGGCTTGGTTGACCCTGAAATCATTGTGAAACCAGCAGATACACAAGTAGACGACTTGCTCTCTGAGATTAAACTACGCGTAGCGGTGGGTGAGCGTGTTTTGGCGACAACTTTAACCAAGCGCATGTCTGAAGATTTAACCGACTATCTAAGCGAGCATGGCGTCAAAGTGCGTTATTTGCATTCGGATATTGATACGGTTGAACGTGTCGAGATCATTCGCGATTTACGCTTAGGTGAGTTTGATGTGCTTGTGGGCATTAACTTGTTACGTGAAGGCTTGGACATTCCTGAAGTATCCTTGGTCGCGGTGTTAGACGCAGACAAAGAAGGCTTTTTGCGCTCAGAGCGTTCATTGATTCAAACGGCAGGCCGTGCTGCACGTAACCTAAATGGCAAGGTCATTTTTTACGCTAATCGTATTACCCGTTCCATGAAGTTAGCGATGGATGAAACCGAGCGTCGCCGCACCAAGCAGATTGCTTTCAACCTTGAGCATGGCATTACCCCCAAAGGCGTGGTGAAGCGCATTAAAGACATTATCGATGGTGTGTATGACAAAGATGATGCTGAGCGCGAACGTAAAGCGGCGCAAGATCAGGCCAATTACGACGTGCTGAGCGAGAAGCAACTGCTCAAAGAAATGAAGCGTCTAGAAAAAGCGATGCACGATAGCGCTAAGAATCTAGAGTTTGAGAAAGCGGCTGATTTTAGAGATCAGCTTAAAAAACTCAAAGAGAAGTTTTATGGCGCCAATGTAGATGACTTAAGTCCATAA
- a CDS encoding S1 family peptidase — MNFVKNTKTKIVIALSCAFIMSASSAQAYDRVKLLQSFFSIVMIKGYTTDGSMAYGSGVVVGPNKVVTNCHIFRKTPEPFISRGEDTYRITQIQADRYHDMCLIATDVTPFAPSEIGSATTMKKGEEIIGMGHSSGNPSPVNANGVLKSIYPFNNGYIIRSTARFSMGASGSGLFDGHGRLIGINTFKSPGRNAYFYALPIEWMASVEKQPIETKFPIDGKTFWEEDDANKPFFMQIAEPEIQGDWSKLLVVSQNWVKNEPNNTEAWYELGVAQENTKQKPDAEKSYRKALELSKDNVDAMFRLGLLAAEQGNIKEVQAMKLAISSIDTDTAEEFNQAITCGDKCEKRR, encoded by the coding sequence ATGAACTTCGTCAAAAATACAAAAACAAAAATCGTCATTGCGCTTTCATGTGCTTTCATCATGAGTGCTTCCAGCGCGCAAGCTTATGACAGAGTTAAGTTGTTGCAGTCTTTTTTCTCAATCGTGATGATCAAGGGATACACCACTGACGGTAGCATGGCTTATGGATCAGGCGTTGTGGTTGGTCCAAACAAAGTAGTGACCAACTGTCACATCTTCAGAAAAACGCCTGAACCCTTTATTTCAAGAGGCGAAGACACTTACCGCATTACACAAATTCAAGCCGATCGTTATCATGACATGTGCCTCATCGCTACGGACGTCACTCCTTTCGCCCCAAGTGAAATCGGTTCAGCAACTACCATGAAAAAGGGTGAAGAGATTATTGGGATGGGTCACTCGAGCGGCAATCCAAGCCCGGTCAACGCAAACGGCGTGCTAAAGTCGATTTACCCTTTCAATAATGGTTACATTATTCGCAGCACTGCCAGATTTTCAATGGGCGCAAGTGGTAGCGGTTTATTTGATGGTCATGGCCGTCTGATTGGCATCAACACCTTCAAATCGCCTGGAAGAAATGCTTACTTCTACGCCCTTCCGATTGAATGGATGGCATCAGTTGAGAAACAGCCCATCGAGACCAAATTCCCAATTGATGGAAAAACTTTTTGGGAAGAAGATGACGCAAACAAACCATTTTTCATGCAAATTGCAGAACCTGAAATTCAAGGTGACTGGTCTAAGCTTCTGGTCGTTTCCCAAAACTGGGTAAAAAATGAACCTAATAATACCGAAGCTTGGTATGAACTTGGCGTCGCCCAAGAAAATACTAAACAGAAGCCGGATGCTGAAAAGTCCTATCGCAAAGCGCTTGAACTCAGCAAAGATAATGTCGATGCAATGTTCAGGTTAGGACTTCTCGCTGCTGAACAAGGCAACATTAAAGAAGTGCAAGCCATGAAGTTAGCCATTAGTTCGATCGACACAGACACCGCAGAAGAGTTTAACCAAGCGATCACTTGTGGTGACAAATGCGAAAAACGTCGTTAA
- a CDS encoding pyridoxal phosphate-dependent aminotransferase: MEQAAHSILSQRVQAIKESPTLAVTARAAKLKSEGKDIIGLGAGEPDFDTPQHIKDAAKQAIDSGFTKYTPVAGIPGLKKAIVAKFKNQNGFDYTDKEVIVGVGGKQCIFNLALAVLNHGDEVIVPAPYWVSYADIALVAGAKPVIIECGIEQGFKLLPAQLEAAITPKTKLFMINSPSNPTGAVYSFEELKALGEVLKRHPHVLVATDDMYEHVNLTGEKFYNILNAAPELKPRCIVLNGVSKAYSMTGWRIGYAAGPAYIIKAMEILQSQSTSNPTSISQVAAQAALDGPQECITPMVEAFIKRHDYVVDRFNKMRGLKCIKAGGAFYAFPDAREAIINLQKEGKIKEATDMALSEYLLEQVGVAVVPGSAFGAEGYFRISFATSMDNLKNALDRIEKALS, from the coding sequence TTGGAACAAGCAGCGCACTCTATCCTTTCTCAACGTGTTCAAGCCATCAAAGAATCCCCCACCCTTGCAGTCACTGCTCGTGCCGCGAAATTAAAATCTGAAGGTAAAGACATCATCGGGCTCGGTGCTGGTGAACCAGACTTTGATACCCCTCAACACATTAAGGATGCTGCTAAACAAGCAATTGATAGTGGCTTTACCAAATACACGCCTGTTGCGGGCATTCCTGGCTTAAAGAAAGCCATCGTTGCAAAATTCAAAAATCAAAACGGTTTTGATTACACAGACAAAGAAGTCATTGTTGGCGTAGGTGGCAAACAATGTATTTTTAACCTGGCTTTAGCCGTTTTAAATCATGGTGACGAAGTCATCGTGCCTGCGCCTTACTGGGTTTCATATGCGGATATCGCACTTGTTGCAGGTGCCAAGCCAGTCATCATTGAATGTGGCATTGAGCAAGGCTTCAAACTATTGCCTGCACAATTAGAGGCGGCGATTACGCCAAAAACCAAGTTATTCATGATTAATTCACCTTCCAACCCAACTGGTGCGGTTTATAGCTTTGAAGAATTAAAAGCCTTGGGTGAAGTCTTGAAGCGTCATCCCCATGTATTAGTTGCCACTGACGACATGTACGAGCACGTGAACCTCACTGGTGAAAAGTTCTATAACATTCTCAATGCCGCCCCAGAATTAAAACCACGCTGCATCGTGCTCAACGGAGTTTCAAAAGCTTACTCAATGACGGGCTGGCGTATCGGTTATGCGGCAGGCCCTGCTTATATTATTAAAGCAATGGAAATTTTACAGTCGCAATCGACTTCTAACCCAACCTCGATCTCACAAGTGGCCGCACAAGCGGCTTTAGATGGTCCTCAAGAATGCATTACGCCAATGGTAGAAGCATTTATTAAACGTCATGATTATGTGGTCGATCGTTTTAACAAAATGCGTGGACTTAAGTGTATTAAAGCGGGCGGCGCTTTTTATGCTTTTCCAGATGCAAGAGAGGCCATTATCAACTTGCAAAAAGAAGGCAAAATTAAAGAAGCAACCGACATGGCGCTTTCAGAATATCTACTAGAACAAGTCGGCGTGGCGGTTGTGCCAGGTTCAGCATTTGGCGCTGAAGGTTACTTCAGAATTTCCTTCGCAACGTCGATGGACAATCTTAAAAATGCGCTAGATCGCATTGAAAAAGCGTTGTCCTAA
- the msrB gene encoding peptide-methionine (R)-S-oxide reductase MsrB encodes MLTWESIQKLVSQGNLGPDTRLVKTSEEWKSLLSDEVYDVTRNAGTERPFSSPMCTHFEAGIYACACCDTLLFDSTEKFDSGTGWPSFTQPLKENAIAYHTDDSLLRSRVEITCNTCDAHLGHVFPDGPAPSKLRYCVNALSLQRKS; translated from the coding sequence ATGCTCACTTGGGAAAGTATTCAAAAACTCGTTAGCCAGGGCAACCTAGGTCCTGATACGCGCTTAGTTAAAACGAGCGAAGAGTGGAAAAGCTTATTGTCCGATGAAGTGTATGACGTCACACGCAATGCTGGCACTGAACGGCCGTTTAGCTCGCCCATGTGCACCCATTTCGAAGCAGGTATTTATGCATGCGCCTGCTGTGACACTTTACTATTTGATTCAACCGAAAAGTTTGACTCTGGCACTGGCTGGCCATCTTTCACCCAACCGCTCAAAGAAAATGCGATTGCTTATCACACAGATGATAGCCTGCTTAGAAGCCGCGTAGAAATCACCTGCAATACCTGCGATGCGCATTTAGGCCATGTATTTCCTGATGGTCCTGCACCAAGCAAGCTAAGATATTGTGTGAACGCTTTATCGCTACAACGTAAAAGTTAA
- the ovoA gene encoding 5-histidylcysteine sulfoxide synthase → MHQLLNRTIQLNQASPEVLGEQIRAYFHQTADLYESLFDLLASDEAYYTKSISLRHPLIFYFGHTNTFFINKLILSGLITKRVNPKFESMFAVGVDEMGWDDVNSQNYDWPKVDEVKAYRAEVRQVVDQLISELPLNLPIDWKSPWWVILMGIEHERIHLETSAVLIRQHALKYVKASPNWKPCIVEQSPAPINSFVEIAARDIKLGKQDDTYGWDNEYGTFEKHCSAFKAAKYLTSNAEFLAFVKAGGYTNDAYWLEEGLSWKKYANAMHPTFWVQQNDGWRLRVMAEEIAMPWSWPAEVNYHEAKAFCQWKSEQLGTSIRMPTEAEWYSIYEEAGLSDAPVSSSHQANLYLDHGASSCPVDQFAHGALFDVVGNVWQWTETPIFPLDGFRVHPIYDDFTTPTYDGRHNLIKGGSWIATGNEALKSARYAFRRHFFQHAGFRYIMTDTPIEDHSSHYEDDKQLSEYAEFHYGDQYYGVPNFPKALSDLAIEVMQGRPMTTALDLGCATGRATFELAKHFNHVTGIDFSARFIGLALKLSQQGVLRYAMATEGDLVSYQERTLAELGLEGTASKVEFWQGDACNLKPNFTGYDLILAANLIDRLYSPSHFLNAIHERLNIGGILMITSPYTWLEEHTPREEWIGGFKRDGENVTTLDGLKELLGKHFKLVKAPIKVPFVIRETQHKFQHTLSEVTFWERTR, encoded by the coding sequence ATGCACCAACTTTTAAATCGTACAATTCAGCTCAATCAAGCATCCCCTGAAGTGCTCGGCGAGCAAATACGCGCTTATTTCCATCAAACAGCGGATCTTTATGAGAGCCTATTTGATCTTTTAGCGTCTGATGAAGCTTACTATACGAAGTCGATTAGCCTGCGCCATCCGCTTATTTTCTATTTCGGCCATACCAATACTTTTTTCATCAATAAGCTCATCTTGTCTGGACTGATTACTAAGCGAGTAAACCCGAAGTTTGAGTCGATGTTTGCAGTGGGCGTCGATGAAATGGGTTGGGATGACGTTAACTCGCAAAACTACGACTGGCCTAAGGTCGATGAAGTAAAGGCGTATCGTGCAGAGGTGCGTCAAGTCGTGGATCAATTGATCTCTGAATTGCCACTTAACTTGCCAATTGACTGGAAGAGCCCTTGGTGGGTGATTTTAATGGGCATTGAACATGAGCGCATTCATCTAGAAACTAGCGCTGTGCTGATTCGTCAGCACGCATTAAAGTATGTGAAAGCCTCGCCTAATTGGAAGCCATGCATTGTTGAGCAGTCCCCAGCACCAATAAATAGTTTCGTTGAAATTGCAGCCCGTGACATCAAACTTGGTAAACAAGATGACACCTATGGCTGGGATAACGAGTATGGGACGTTTGAAAAACATTGCTCAGCGTTCAAAGCAGCTAAGTACCTCACGTCAAATGCTGAGTTTCTTGCGTTTGTTAAAGCGGGCGGTTACACAAACGATGCCTATTGGCTAGAGGAGGGTCTTTCCTGGAAAAAGTATGCCAACGCCATGCATCCTACTTTTTGGGTGCAGCAGAATGATGGTTGGCGTCTTAGAGTCATGGCAGAAGAAATCGCGATGCCTTGGAGTTGGCCTGCAGAGGTGAACTATCACGAGGCTAAAGCTTTTTGCCAATGGAAGTCTGAGCAATTGGGAACGTCCATCCGTATGCCAACCGAAGCTGAGTGGTACAGTATTTATGAAGAGGCGGGGCTATCAGATGCACCTGTGTCTAGCAGTCATCAAGCCAATTTATATTTAGACCACGGGGCATCTTCTTGTCCAGTCGATCAGTTTGCCCATGGCGCGTTGTTTGATGTGGTGGGTAACGTATGGCAATGGACTGAAACACCGATCTTCCCATTGGATGGCTTCCGGGTGCATCCGATTTATGATGACTTTACCACCCCCACCTACGATGGCCGTCATAACCTCATCAAAGGCGGTTCTTGGATTGCAACCGGTAATGAAGCCTTAAAAAGCGCACGCTATGCGTTCCGACGCCATTTCTTTCAACATGCAGGATTTCGTTACATCATGACAGACACACCAATAGAAGACCATTCTTCCCATTACGAAGATGACAAGCAGCTTTCAGAGTATGCTGAATTTCATTATGGCGACCAATATTACGGCGTGCCTAATTTTCCGAAAGCGTTGAGCGATCTTGCGATTGAAGTGATGCAAGGTCGACCTATGACGACTGCTTTAGATCTAGGCTGCGCCACAGGCCGTGCTACGTTTGAACTTGCCAAGCACTTTAATCATGTGACGGGGATTGATTTCTCGGCAAGGTTTATCGGTTTGGCGCTCAAGTTATCACAGCAGGGAGTGCTACGTTACGCCATGGCCACTGAAGGTGACTTGGTCAGCTATCAAGAGCGCACGCTGGCTGAGCTGGGCCTTGAGGGAACGGCTTCAAAAGTAGAATTTTGGCAAGGCGATGCATGTAACCTGAAGCCTAACTTTACCGGATATGATCTGATTTTAGCGGCTAATTTAATTGATCGTCTGTATAGCCCAAGTCACTTTTTGAATGCGATTCATGAACGGCTGAATATCGGTGGGATATTAATGATTACCTCACCTTACACTTGGCTTGAAGAACATACGCCGCGTGAGGAGTGGATTGGTGGGTTTAAACGCGATGGCGAAAATGTCACTACCTTAGATGGTCTCAAAGAGCTGCTCGGAAAACACTTTAAACTGGTGAAAGCACCCATCAAGGTGCCTTTTGTGATTAGAGAAACGCAGCATAAATTCCAGCACACGCTCTCAGAAGTGACCTTTTGGGAGCGAACACGCTAA
- a CDS encoding ABCB family ABC transporter ATP-binding protein/permease yields the protein MRPTTSEINPHIKARQRSDWQVIRNLMPYIWQFKFRVIITLLCLVFAKVANLGVPIVLKKIVDTLSITTTSQALLVVPVSLILAYGLLRLSASLFGELRELIFAKVTESAVRKVGLQVFNYVHALSLRFHLSRQTGGMTRDIERGTRGIQSLISYSLYSIIPTLIELLMVLGYFFFVYNIWFVVITLIALTCYIIFTIVVTEWRTNFRRQMNDLDSKANQRAVDSLINFETVKYFGNEQYEALRYDENLKNYAQAAVKSQKSLAILNFGQQTIIGIGLICILGLASSGVAKGTMTIGDLVLVNVLMIQLYIPLNFLGVLYREMKQSLADIDRMFGLLETHQEVADKPNAYPLSVKSPALGPHVIFKDVSFHYEPNRQILNKVSFEILPGETTAVVGHSGAGKSTLSRLLFRFYDVQQGAILFDGQNIQDVQQASLRQVVGIVPQDTVLFNDTIGYNIAYGKPGASQLDIESAAKSAQIHDFIEKLPDGYQSAVGERGLKLSGGEKQRVAIARTLLKQPALLIFDEATSALDSETERTIQNELNDLARNRSTLIIAHRLSTITHAHQILVMEEGAIIERGTHEALIKLGQRYAEMWRVQQSQNVSS from the coding sequence ATGCGTCCTACCACTTCAGAAATAAATCCTCATATCAAAGCGCGACAACGGAGCGATTGGCAAGTCATCCGAAACTTAATGCCTTATATCTGGCAGTTTAAGTTTAGGGTCATCATCACGCTTTTATGTTTAGTGTTTGCTAAAGTCGCCAATCTTGGTGTGCCGATCGTGCTCAAGAAGATTGTGGACACCCTTAGCATCACCACAACATCGCAGGCGCTCCTCGTGGTGCCGGTTAGCTTGATTTTGGCTTACGGTTTACTGCGACTATCGGCATCGTTGTTTGGTGAATTACGAGAGCTGATTTTCGCAAAAGTCACTGAAAGCGCGGTTAGAAAAGTGGGTTTGCAAGTATTTAACTACGTGCATGCACTTTCCTTACGCTTCCATTTGTCTCGTCAAACAGGCGGCATGACCCGAGATATTGAACGTGGGACGCGCGGTATTCAGTCTCTAATTTCTTATTCGCTCTACAGTATTATCCCGACCCTGATTGAGCTACTCATGGTGCTGGGTTATTTCTTCTTTGTGTATAACATCTGGTTTGTGGTGATTACGCTTATTGCGCTGACTTGTTATATTATTTTTACGATTGTGGTGACCGAATGGCGGACTAATTTTAGACGACAAATGAATGATTTGGACTCTAAAGCCAATCAGCGAGCGGTTGACTCATTGATTAACTTTGAGACGGTGAAATATTTTGGCAATGAGCAATACGAAGCACTGCGCTACGATGAAAATCTCAAAAACTACGCACAAGCGGCAGTGAAGTCTCAAAAATCATTAGCTATTTTGAATTTTGGTCAACAAACCATTATTGGGATTGGCTTGATTTGCATTCTCGGGTTGGCTAGCTCAGGTGTGGCCAAAGGCACCATGACCATTGGGGACTTGGTGCTGGTTAATGTGTTGATGATTCAGCTTTATATTCCGCTTAATTTCTTGGGCGTGCTCTACCGAGAAATGAAGCAGTCGCTTGCCGATATTGACCGAATGTTTGGCCTGCTTGAAACGCATCAAGAGGTCGCAGATAAGCCAAATGCTTATCCGCTTTCTGTGAAGTCACCTGCACTGGGTCCGCATGTGATTTTTAAAGATGTATCTTTTCATTATGAGCCTAACCGTCAAATTCTGAACAAAGTGTCTTTTGAGATTTTGCCGGGGGAAACGACCGCAGTGGTCGGGCATAGTGGTGCTGGCAAGAGCACTTTATCTCGCCTTTTATTTAGATTTTACGATGTGCAGCAAGGTGCAATTTTGTTTGATGGTCAGAACATTCAAGATGTTCAGCAAGCCAGCCTGCGCCAAGTGGTGGGCATTGTGCCGCAAGACACGGTGCTGTTTAACGATACGATAGGCTACAACATCGCTTATGGTAAACCCGGTGCGAGCCAGCTTGATATCGAGTCAGCAGCAAAGTCAGCGCAAATCCATGACTTTATTGAAAAGCTGCCTGATGGCTATCAAAGTGCGGTGGGGGAGCGCGGTCTCAAGCTCTCTGGGGGTGAGAAACAGCGAGTGGCCATTGCAAGAACCCTGCTTAAGCAACCCGCATTATTAATATTTGATGAAGCAACTTCTGCGCTGGACTCTGAGACGGAGCGCACCATTCAAAATGAGCTGAATGATTTAGCTCGCAACCGCTCGACCTTGATTATTGCGCATCGCCTTTCTACCATTACCCATGCACATCAAATTTTGGTAATGGAGGAAGGCGCCATTATCGAGCGTGGCACGCATGAAGCGTTAATTAAGCTTGGTCAGCGTTATGCTGAAATGTGGCGCGTTCAACAATCTCAGAACGTTTCTAGCTGA
- a CDS encoding VF530 family DNA-binding protein, producing the protein MTNSNSQTNNPLHGITLEAIVTKLLDYYGWDGLADRIPVNCFMSDPSIKSSLKFLRKTPWARDKVEALYLAMLRKKS; encoded by the coding sequence ATGACCAACTCAAACAGCCAAACCAACAATCCACTTCACGGTATCACGCTTGAAGCCATTGTCACCAAGCTACTAGACTATTACGGCTGGGACGGCCTCGCTGATCGTATTCCAGTGAACTGTTTTATGAGTGATCCTAGCATCAAATCCAGTCTCAAATTTCTGCGCAAAACCCCTTGGGCAAGAGACAAAGTAGAGGCATTATATTTAGCCATGCTGCGAAAAAAATCTTAA
- a CDS encoding type II toxin-antitoxin system ChpB family toxin — translation MAKFERGDVVRVCLNPTAGRETQGDFRPALVLSSAEVNDLGTAFIAPITQGGDFARFAGFAVSLTATGMETQGVVLVNMLRAVDLVARGAKKIEVAPAYVVEDALARLQAVFE, via the coding sequence ATGGCAAAATTCGAGCGTGGAGATGTTGTAAGGGTTTGTCTCAATCCAACTGCAGGTCGAGAAACTCAAGGTGATTTTAGACCTGCATTAGTGCTTTCAAGCGCTGAAGTAAATGATTTGGGCACGGCCTTTATTGCGCCCATTACTCAAGGTGGAGATTTTGCTAGGTTTGCTGGATTTGCAGTCTCATTAACGGCTACTGGTATGGAAACGCAGGGCGTGGTTTTAGTTAATATGCTGCGTGCTGTTGACTTGGTAGCTCGAGGCGCTAAAAAGATTGAAGTTGCGCCAGCTTATGTTGTGGAAGATGCTTTGGCTCGGTTACAAGCGGTTTTTGAATAG
- a CDS encoding AbrB/MazE/SpoVT family DNA-binding domain-containing protein, whose protein sequence is MKTVSIRKQGGAAIMTIPPDILKSLDAGVGSQLILKVQDGVFTATPIKSPPRKHYKLSDLLSQCDKNAPRNAEMAAWDNIVQ, encoded by the coding sequence ATGAAAACCGTAAGCATCAGAAAACAAGGTGGCGCAGCCATCATGACCATTCCGCCTGATATCCTTAAATCATTAGATGCGGGTGTGGGTAGTCAACTTATCTTGAAGGTTCAAGATGGTGTGTTTACTGCAACGCCAATTAAATCTCCGCCTAGAAAGCATTACAAGCTTTCAGATTTGCTTTCGCAGTGTGACAAAAATGCTCCCCGTAATGCTGAAATGGCTGCATGGGATAACATAGTCCAGTAG